A portion of the Calothrix sp. 336/3 genome contains these proteins:
- a CDS encoding SufE family protein, translating to MTSTIDSLPANLAKIVKRFQRATDQKSRYEQLIWYGQKLKDFPEVDKTPENKVPGCVSQVYVTAHLEEDRVIYQGDSDSQLTKGLVGLLMEGLNGLTPAQITQLTPDFIQETGLNMSLTPSRANGFYNIFKTMQKKALECEEC from the coding sequence CTACGATAGATTCCCTACCAGCGAACCTAGCAAAAATTGTTAAACGCTTCCAACGTGCCACAGACCAAAAAAGTCGCTACGAACAGTTAATTTGGTATGGTCAGAAGTTAAAAGACTTCCCAGAAGTAGATAAAACACCGGAAAACAAAGTACCAGGTTGCGTTTCCCAGGTGTATGTTACCGCTCATTTGGAGGAAGATCGGGTAATTTATCAAGGTGACTCCGATTCTCAGCTGACAAAAGGCTTAGTCGGCTTACTCATGGAAGGTTTGAATGGACTGACTCCTGCACAAATTACCCAACTCACTCCTGATTTTATCCAAGAAACGGGTTTAAACATGAGTTTAACTCCCTCCCGTGCCAACGGTTTCTACAATATCTTTAAAACCATGCAGAAAAAGGCATTGGAGTGTGAAGAATGTTAG